CAGACCTGAAAGGATGCCGTCGCCGGTCGAGTGGTGGTCGAGGAAGATCATGTGTCCGGAGTCTTCGCCCCCCAGAACCGCCCCTTCGGCGATCATGGCGGCCAGGACATGCCGGTCCCCGACGGAGGTGGTGATGTGCCGGATGCCCATCGCTTCCAGGGCCGGTCGCAGTCCGCAGTTGCTCATGATGGTGCTGACCACGGCGTTGCCTGCCAACATGCCCTGCCTCTGAAGCATCTCCGCGCAAACCGCCAGGGTTTGATCCCCGCTCAGGACGAGGCCGTTTTCGTCCACGGCGATCAGCCGGTCGGCATCTCCGTCGAAGGCAAGCCCCGCATCGGCTCCGCGTTCGATGACGGCCCTGCAGAGCGCCTCGGGATGCTGGGATCCGCATCCCTGATTGATATTGGTGCCGTCGGGAGCGTCAAAGAGGACATGAACCCGGCCCGTAATCCGTTTGAAGAGGGCCGGCGCCACGGAGGAGGCCGCTCCGTTGGCGCAGTCGATGACAACCGACAGATGCTGCAGGCGGGGGCCCCCGGCGAGAGAGGATTCAAGAAAACGCCCGTAGCGGTTCTGGGCGCGCGGGACTCGGCGATACCGGCCGGGCGCCGCAGTTTCCTTTGACGACTGCTGCGGCGGGCCCGCCAGCAACTCCTCGATTTCGGCCTCCTCGGGATCGGAGAGTTTGAGCCCCTCGGATGAGAAGATCTTGAAGCCATTGTAAGAATAGGGGTTGTGGGAGGCGGAGATGACGACGCCGAAACCCGCTTTCAGGCGCCGTGCGAAGTAGGCGATGCCGGGTGTCGGCAGAACCCCGGTTGCATACGCGTCTCCCCCCGCAGAAAGGATTCCGGCCGCGAGGGCCTGTTCGAGCATGTCCCCGGATTGCCGGGTGTCGCGGCCGATCACGATGGCCGGAGGCTGACCGTGCTTCCGGCAGATGGAGATCAGGGTGCGGCCGAGATGAACGCCCATGTCGACGGTGACGGGATGCTCGTTGGCGATGCCGCGGATTCCGTCCGTGCCGAACCATCTTTTCATGATGAAACCTCTTTACCGAAGGTGACGGGGAGCATCTGCATGGCGGCCTCGACAGGGTGATCGACGATATCCTGAAGCCACAGGCTCCCCTGACCGCTCGAGGCCTGGTCGAGTCCGCGGATGGTGTCCAGGTAATCCCTGCCGCGTGGACCGGCGGTTTTTTCGAGTCCGTTCAGGAAGGCATCCAGCAGAGCAGGGCTTCCCGCATACTGGAGGGTCTGATCGAAAGTCCCCGAAATCTCTGACCACCGTTCATGGAACTCGCGCTGCTGATGCCACGCCTTCGGCGGTGCTTTCCCGCCGCCGGCCTTCTCGATCAGGTCCATGGACCGGGGGAGCCTCTGCGCGACCTCGCCGAGGCGCTTGATCCGTTCCCCGATGGCAAGCGTGATGGTTTCGACGGCGGCGTCGTGAAGGGTGGAATCCATAGATCCGATGGCGATGAACCGCGAGCGGACGACCTGGTACCACTGCCGGAGGGCGGCAAGGTTTCCGAGGTATACCAGGTTCAGATGGACGATCCGCTTAAGCTGGGAGTAAAGCCCGGGATGGTGCGCGATGTGCCTTGGGACCGGTTTCTGCCCGAGGATCAACGTATTTTCTTCCAGCACGTCCTTTCGAAGGATATTTCCGGCGGCGGCTACCGTGCCGTAGGCGACCGTCATGGGGCCGACCATCCCGCCCTGCCCGCCGAGGAAGATCGGCGGCTGATTCAACATCACGCCGCGGGGCACATCGCCGA
Above is a genomic segment from Desulfatiglans anilini DSM 4660 containing:
- the glmM gene encoding phosphoglucosamine mutase translates to MKRWFGTDGIRGIANEHPVTVDMGVHLGRTLISICRKHGQPPAIVIGRDTRQSGDMLEQALAAGILSAGGDAYATGVLPTPGIAYFARRLKAGFGVVISASHNPYSYNGFKIFSSEGLKLSDPEEAEIEELLAGPPQQSSKETAAPGRYRRVPRAQNRYGRFLESSLAGGPRLQHLSVVIDCANGAASSVAPALFKRITGRVHVLFDAPDGTNINQGCGSQHPEALCRAVIERGADAGLAFDGDADRLIAVDENGLVLSGDQTLAVCAEMLQRQGMLAGNAVVSTIMSNCGLRPALEAMGIRHITTSVGDRHVLAAMIAEGAVLGGEDSGHMIFLDHHSTGDGILSGLQVLKAMTLLGAPLSLLAKRMRIFPQILLNIPVKQKPDLKSVAPLQDVVAEVERTLNGKGRVLVRYSGTEPLCRVMVEGEDEKSVEDYAHRIAQIVQALLG